The sequence below is a genomic window from Neomicrococcus aestuarii.
AATCACACGTGTGTAACTTATCGACAATGTGGACAACCCCTGTGGATAAGCTTCCGCGGTTGTCCACATCCGCATGTTTTAAGTGCTTTTTGGCGGATTTTCAGGGGTATGACCCGAAAGTTATCCACCCTCGATTTTCCACACCGGTCTATCCACTGCCTGTGAACAACCGAGTTATCCACAGGCAGTGGATAGTCTGAAAGGAAAAGCTGTCCAGAATTTCGTGATTGAATCCACAGCTCTGGGGAAACCGCTGTGTCTAGGGAATTTTTGAACCAGCAGCTTGTGAGTCGGCGCACTTAAGCCCCGAAAACTGTGGCGAAATTACATTCTTGTGAGTTCTTAACATTGTGGATAAGTTGTGTGGATAAGTTGAGGGGCCCACCGCAGGCGATCTGCAGTGGGCCCCTCAGGGTGTCTTCAGTGGGTGTGGACGATTAGCCGATGAAGCGCTCCGCGATCGTCATCCACCCCAAGTAAGTCAGTACGCCGAGGACCGCTGTCACTACCGCAACGCCGGCCCACTGAATCGTGGCTCGGCGTGGACCCGCCGGTGCATAGGCGAAGACGGCACCGAGCGCGAGGCCCACCAACAGTCCACCGACGTGGGCTTGCCACGAGATATTGAATCCTGGGATAAAGCCCAGCACCAGGTTGATGGCCACCGTGATGAGGATGCCGGTGTAGTTCACGCGTCGTTGCCGCATAATCACCAGCAACGCACCGAACAGGCCGAAGACAGCACCGGAAGCACCGATGACAGCAACCCGAGGATCCTCCAGCCACAGCACCGCCACGGAGCCGCCGATCGCCGAAAGCACGTATAGCGCCAAGAAGCGCGCCCGACCCAAGAGCGGTTCCAGCATGCCGCCGATCGCGTACAACAAATACATGTTGAACAGGATGTGGAAGATCATGCTCTGCGAGTGCAGCAGCGCGGAGGTCAGCATGCGCCAGGGCTCGGAACCAGTGAGAATTCCCGCGTAGAGCAACGACGTGTCAAAGCTGGGCAGGATGAACTGCAACAAGAAGGCAAGGGCTGTGGCGCCGATGATCGCGTACGTCACGAGAGGAACGCCAGCACGAACCTTTCCGCCGAGGGCCGTGCGCTGGGTGGGCATGGCGCGCTGAGCTTCCGCCACGCAATCCACGCACTGGATACCTACAGCTGCTGGGCGCTGGCATTCACCACAGGTGGGCCGACCGCACCGTTGGCACCGCACGTAGGAGACGCGGTCCGGGTGCCGTGGGCACACCGGGACGGCTTCCGGCTCCGGGGTGGATTGAACGCCATAGTTCGGCGGATCGTAGGACACGGTGGCTCCGAATTCTTCGAGGAAATGGGGGTGGAAATGAGGAAAACCCGGCAGGGGGCGCACTAGGCGGCCCTACCGGGGTTTCCTACACCACAAGGAAATGCGAATGACTCGCCGTCAGCTGACTTTAGAGCTCGACGATATCGATGGAGTTGATGACAACATCCTCGAGGGGACGGTCACGCATGTCCGTTGCAACACCGTTGAGCTGGTCCACGATTTCGCGGGAAGCTGGGTCAGTGACCTCACCGAAGATGGTGTGCTTGCCCTGCAACCAGGTGGTGGGAACGGAGGTGATGAAGAACTGCGAACCGTTGGTGCCGCGGCCCATCTGGATGCCAGCGTTTGCCATGGCGAGCTTGTAAGGCTCGTTGAAGTTCAAGTCTGGGTTGATTTCGTCGTCGAACTTGTAGCCCGGTCCGCCGATGCCCTGGCCCAGGGGATCGCCGCCCTGAATCATGAAGTCAGCGATGATGCGGTGGAAGATGGTGCCGTTGTACAACGGGGTCTTTACTTGCTCTTCGCCGGTCTGTGGGTGAACCCAGGTCTGCTCGCCGGTGGAAAGACCAATGAAGTTCTTCACGGTCTTCGGGGCGTGGTTACCGAAGAGGTCAACCTCGATGTCGCCGAGGGTGGTGTGGATGGTCGCCTTGTGCGTAGGAAATGCAGTCATGGCCTTATTCTTTCATTCCTCAGCCCACAACTCATGTTCTTGGCTACGCGCACAGTGAACAAAAGGCCAAGATATCCACGGCGGGCAGTGTTTGCGTAGAAATTGGGGCGGCCGGAACGTAAGGTGAAACTGTAAGTTCACTAACTTCGGAGGCCTTGATGGGTAAAAAGAACCGCAACTCCCAGGATCTGGGCGCGGCAGTGAATCAGTCTGTTGATCAGGCTCGCGAATGGGCTCAACCAAAGGTTGATCAAGCCGTAGGTCAGGCAAAAGAAGCCGTGGACCACGCTCGCGAATGGGCGGCCCCTAAGGTGGATTCCGCTCGCGAGTGGGCAACCCCCAAGGTGGACCACGCGAAGGATTGGGCTACGCCCAAGGTCGATCAGGCCAAGGAGTGGGCAGCGCCTAAGGTTGACGACGCTGTGCACCGCTTGAACGCAGGCATTGAGACCGCCTCACCTAAGGTTCAGGACAGCATCCACAAGGTTGCTGACGAGCTGGCTGCTGGTATCGCCGCTGTTTCCCCTTTGCTTCAGCAGGGTATTTCCAAGGTCCAGGAGCAAGCGCATAAGATTGCTTCGGACGTGCAGCCTCACGTTGACTCCGCTCGCGCCAAGGTTGAGAAGGAATACTTGCCTGCCGCATCGCAGAAGTTGTCCCACGCAGCCTCTGACGCCGCGAAGAAGATTGACAACGTTCAGGTTCCGGCCGGCGTCGAGACGCTCGTGACCAAGATCAGTGGCGACAAGCGCACCGTGAAGCGTGCTCAGAAGGCAGCTTCGCAGGCCGCTCGCGAAGCAGCTCGCCAGTTGAACCGCTCCAACGCTCAGCAGAAGCGCCGTAAGGGCTGGCTCATCTTCGGCGTCGTTGCCGCAGGTGCCGCCGCTGGCGCTGCCGCTTGGCGCGCTTCCCGTCCCGTTGAGGATCCGTGGAAGACTCCCGCACCGCTCAACGCAGCTCCAGTCCCAGCAACGGCTCCAGCTCCCGTCAAGGAAGCTACGCCAGCTGAGGTCAAGGACGTCATTGCAGAGTCTGCCCCGGCAGCTCCCGCAGCATCCGCTCCAGTTCAGCCAGTTGCCGCCGTTGCGGTTGCTGCTGACGAGAAGAACGACGACGTAGCTTCCGAGCCCGTCACTCGTTTGGGAGCAGCTGAGCCCGTGGAGAACGACGACGAAATCACGCGTTCGGCACCCATTGACGAAGCCCTAGAAGGTGCCGAAGATCCGGATCTGAACGCCGAGGCTGGCCTCACGCCAACCTCCGAAGAAGACGATTCACCGATCTACCGCGACCTTGCGAGCGCTAACGCCTCTGACTCGAACACTGTTTCTGAGGATAACGACTCCGCTGATACCAAGAGCCACTCGGTCATCACGCCGAAGGATGTTGCTCCGAATATCAAAAAGCACCCCTCGAACTAGCGTCGAGTTGTACTGATTGTGTAGGTCCGTGCCGTTTCGGCGCGGGCCTACACCTTTACGCTGTTAGATTGAGGGAGTGCCGCAAACTCCATCAGTATCGATCGTCATCCCCGCGTATAACGAAGAGAGCTGCATTAGGCAGTGCCTCGTAGCAGCGATCTATCAGAGCGTCCCTGCACACGAAATCATCGTGGTGGACAACATGTCCAAGGACTCCACCGCCGAGATTGTCCGGCATATGCAGCAGGAGTATCCCGAGTCGAACATTATTCTGGCCACCCAGGATTCGGAGCAGGGACTTGTTCCTACCCGAAACCACGGCTTGGGACTTGCCACCGGTGATGTTCTGGGTCGCATTGACGCCGACTCCATCATTGAACCCGACTGGGTGGAACGCGTCTCCGAGGCTTTTACAGATCCTGACGTCATGGCTGCCACCGGACCCGTGGTCTACTACGACATGCCACTGCGGCGCTTCGGCCTCAAAGCCGATGACAAGATGCGTCAGCTGGTCCTGAAGCTGGCACGCAAGCAATACCACTTCCTCTTCGGCTCCAACATGGCCGTACGCAAGAGCGCATGGGAGATCATCAAGGACCAAGTGTGCCGCGATGAAGAAGACCTCATGCACGAAGACATCGACGTTTCCTTGCACTTGGCGGAGAACAATCTCCTCATCCGATACGTGCCGGCCATGGTCTCTGGCATGTCCGCGCGACGCCTCGAGGACTCCCCCAAGGATTACCGCTACTACGTGAACCGTTTTGATCGCACGTACAGCGCACACCAGATCACCGAACGCGTCCTGCGCGTTCCCATGCTGATCTTCATGTCCGTCTACTACCCGGCGAAGGTCCTTCGCTACTTGCACACCGCACGAAAGGGCCAAGCCACCGTCCGCGGCGGAATCTAGCCCCTCAACCGGTGCCCAGCACACGGTGACTGGCGCACTCACGCAAGCTGCGTCGTCGTACTAAATTCTTAAACAAAAAGTGCGCCTGACTAGGAACGTCTAGTCAGGCGCACAGTCTTTGTACCTTTAGCGGGTGGTCATGAACTTGGCGACGAAACCGGTGTTGAAATCGCCGCTGCGGAACTGCTCGCTATTGAGAATTTCGGCCTGGAAGGATGCGGTGGTGGTAACGCCTTCCACCACCATTTCCTCGAGCGCGCGCAACGAACGCGTGATCGCTTCATCGCGGTCCCGGCCCCAGCAAATCAGCTTGCCCACCATGGAGTCGTAGTACGGCGGGATCGCGTAACCGGTCTCAATGTGCGTATCCATACGGATTCCAAAGCCACCAGGGGCACGGAAGTTCGTGATGGTGCCCGGGCTCGGCGCGAATCCCTGATCAGGATTCTCCGCGTTGATACGGCACTCAATCGCGTGACCATTGATAGCGATGTCCTCTTGACGAATATCGAGAGGCTGACCGCCAGCAATCAACAACTGAGCCTTGATCAAGTCGATGCCCGTCACCATTTCAGAGACCGGGTGCTCCACCTGAATACGCGTATTCATTTCGATGAAGTAGTACTTGCGCTCGGTGTTGTCGAAAACGAACTCCACCGTGCCGGCGTTGACGTAGCCAACCTCCTTGCACAGTGCCACAGCAGCTTCGTTCAGGCCGCGACGCAACTCTTCATCCAACACCGGTGACGGAGATTCCTCCACGAGCTTCTGGTTGCGACGCTGCGCAGTGCAGTCTCGCTCACCCAAATGCAAAGTGGTCACGCCGTCGGAAATCACCTGAATCTCGATGTGGCGGATGTCCGTGAGGTACCGCTCGATGTACACGGACGGATCGCCGAAAGCGACCTCAGCCTCAGACATGATCTCGTTGAGATCCTTCTCGAGCGTTTCCTCCCGCTCCACCACGCGCATACCGCGACCGCCACCGCCGGCGGCAGCCTTGATCAACAGTGGATAACCGACCTCTTTGGCAATCGCCAGGGCTTCTGCAAACTCAGAGACCGCGCCGTCAGACCCAGGAACCGTAGGAACACCGGCCCGGCGAGCGATCTTCTTCGCCTCGATCTTGTCACCCATCGAACGAATAATCGTCGACGATGGACCCACAAAGCCCACGCCCTCGGCCTCGCACAAGGCCGCGAAATCAGGGTTCTCGGACAAGAATCCGTAGCCCGGGTGAATCGCGTCAGCTTTGAACGCCTGTGCAGCGCT
It includes:
- a CDS encoding rhomboid family intramembrane serine protease; the encoded protein is MSYDPPNYGVQSTPEPEAVPVCPRHPDRVSYVRCQRCGRPTCGECQRPAAVGIQCVDCVAEAQRAMPTQRTALGGKVRAGVPLVTYAIIGATALAFLLQFILPSFDTSLLYAGILTGSEPWRMLTSALLHSQSMIFHILFNMYLLYAIGGMLEPLLGRARFLALYVLSAIGGSVAVLWLEDPRVAVIGASGAVFGLFGALLVIMRQRRVNYTGILITVAINLVLGFIPGFNISWQAHVGGLLVGLALGAVFAYAPAGPRRATIQWAGVAVVTAVLGVLTYLGWMTIAERFIG
- a CDS encoding peptidylprolyl isomerase produces the protein MTAFPTHKATIHTTLGDIEVDLFGNHAPKTVKNFIGLSTGEQTWVHPQTGEEQVKTPLYNGTIFHRIIADFMIQGGDPLGQGIGGPGYKFDDEINPDLNFNEPYKLAMANAGIQMGRGTNGSQFFITSVPTTWLQGKHTIFGEVTDPASREIVDQLNGVATDMRDRPLEDVVINSIDIVEL
- a CDS encoding glycosyltransferase family 2 protein, whose product is MEGVPQTPSVSIVIPAYNEESCIRQCLVAAIYQSVPAHEIIVVDNMSKDSTAEIVRHMQQEYPESNIILATQDSEQGLVPTRNHGLGLATGDVLGRIDADSIIEPDWVERVSEAFTDPDVMAATGPVVYYDMPLRRFGLKADDKMRQLVLKLARKQYHFLFGSNMAVRKSAWEIIKDQVCRDEEDLMHEDIDVSLHLAENNLLIRYVPAMVSGMSARRLEDSPKDYRYYVNRFDRTYSAHQITERVLRVPMLIFMSVYYPAKVLRYLHTARKGQATVRGGI
- the accC gene encoding acetyl-CoA carboxylase biotin carboxylase subunit, which codes for MAEPLKSVLIANRGEIALRVIRACKELGIRSILAHSEADADSLPAKLADQAVCIGPAQAKWSYRDSTAVISAAQAFKADAIHPGYGFLSENPDFAALCEAEGVGFVGPSSTIIRSMGDKIEAKKIARRAGVPTVPGSDGAVSEFAEALAIAKEVGYPLLIKAAAGGGGRGMRVVEREETLEKDLNEIMSEAEVAFGDPSVYIERYLTDIRHIEIQVISDGVTTLHLGERDCTAQRRNQKLVEESPSPVLDEELRRGLNEAAVALCKEVGYVNAGTVEFVFDNTERKYYFIEMNTRIQVEHPVSEMVTGIDLIKAQLLIAGGQPLDIRQEDIAINGHAIECRINAENPDQGFAPSPGTITNFRAPGGFGIRMDTHIETGYAIPPYYDSMVGKLICWGRDRDEAITRSLRALEEMVVEGVTTTASFQAEILNSEQFRSGDFNTGFVAKFMTTR